In Solanum lycopersicum chromosome 5, SLM_r2.1, the following are encoded in one genomic region:
- the LOC109120288 gene encoding uncharacterized protein, whose translation MVESQSKEVEDNPQSNHNHPLHLQASDIPGVALIPMKLTGPENYGVWSRSMRLALLVKNKLGFVDGTCVKSSYKGDLAVRWERCDAVVLSWISAAVAPELMTSIVYASSSKKIWNVFMERFDKSNLTRIFHLWKEISIWSQGTDSVTTYYSKMRDLWDEIDVMVPSPSCDCVESSSHAEHVKQQRLLQFLVGLNESYAQVRSSILLIPSVRSVNQAYEMAIQE comes from the coding sequence ATGGTGGAATCACAGAGTAAAGAGGTAGAAGACAATCCCCAGTCGAATCACAACCATCCACTTCATCTTCAAGCATCAGACATACCTGGTGTTGCCTTGATTCCAATGAAGCTCACAGGACCAGAGAACTATGGTGTGTGGAGCAGATCTATGCGATTAGCACTactagtaaaaaataaacttggATTTGTTGATGGCACATGTGTTAAAAGCTCGTACAAGGGAGATCTAGCAGTTAGATGGGAAAGATGTGATGCAGTTGTGTTATCTTGGATAAGTGCAGCAGTTGCACCAGAGTTGATGACTAGCATAGTATATGCTTCTAGTTCAAAGAAGATATGGAACGTCTTTATGGAAAGGTTTGATAAATCCAATTTGACAAGGATTTTTCACCTATGGAAAGAGATTAGTATTTGGTCACAAGGCACTGATTCTGTAACAACCTATTATTCCAAAATGAGAGATCTATGGGATGAGATAGATGTAATGGTACCCTCTCCATCTTGTGATTGTGTTGAATCTAGTTCACATGCTGAACATGTTAAACAACAAAGGTTATTGCAGTTTTTGGTAGGTTTGAATGAGAGTTATGCTCAAGTGAGGAGTTCTATTTTGTTGATCCCATCTGTTCGAAGTGTAAATCAAGCCTATGAAATGGCTATACAAGAATAA
- the LOC138348820 gene encoding uncharacterized protein, protein MVCNQFDCAIKVLRSDNGTEFFNIQVNELLSSFGIIHQSSCAYTPQQNGIVERKHRHILVLMGFSSTQKGYKLYDLEAKIMFISRDVVFRETVFPFKLMQSVDTGPCPLLVPFLDNVDDANNDVNDVNLDSCHDHIEESSNNTDGLQESSHSPHNEPATKVVSRRTTRTSKPPVWIKDYVVPHKSSPHSITNHVRYDNVFSGYQSYLQALSAAVEP, encoded by the coding sequence ATGGTTTGTAATCAGTTTGATTGTGCAATAAAGGTGTTGAGATCTGACAATGGAACTGAGTTCTTTAATATTCAAGTAAATGAGTTGTTATCCTCTTTTGGTATTATACATCAAAGTAGTTGTGCATAtactccacaacaaaatggcATTGTTGAAAGGAAACATAGGCATATACTTGTTTTAATGGGTTTTTCTTCCACACAGAAAGGATATAAGCTATATGATCTTGAGGcaaaaattatgttcattagcAGGGATGTTGTATTCAGAGAGACAGTGTTTCCTTTTAAGCTCATGCAATCTGTTGATACAGGTCCTTGTCCTTTGCTAGTACCATTCCTTGATAATGTAGATGATGCTAATAATGATGTAAATGATGTAAACTTGGACTCATGTCATGATCATATTGAAGAGAGTTCCAATAACACTGATGGTCTGCAGGAAAGTTCTCACAGTCCTCATAATGAACCTGCAACTAAGGTAGTATCCAGAAGGACTACCAGAACAAGCAAGCCACCTGTGTGGATCAAAGATTATGTTGTGCCTCATAAGTCTAGTCCTCATTCTATCACTAATCATGTCCGTTATGACAATGTCTTCTCAGGATATCAATCTTATTTACAAGCTTTATCAGCAGCTGTAGAACCTTAA